A stretch of DNA from Dioscorea cayenensis subsp. rotundata cultivar TDr96_F1 chromosome 4, TDr96_F1_v2_PseudoChromosome.rev07_lg8_w22 25.fasta, whole genome shotgun sequence:
TGCCTTAAAGCCTTTCATTGGGAAATTTGTTGTTGTCTACTTCGATGATATCTTGGTGTATAGCAAAGATAAGGAGCAACACTACTATCACCTTTATCAAATTTATAGAACTTTGTAGGAGCAAGAGCTTTATGGAAATATGAAGaagtgtgtatttttttttctaatagcCTTGTGTTCTTAGGCTATGTGGTGTCTAAAGACGGGTTGAAGATGGATAAAAGTAAGCTAGAAGCAATTCTAAGTTGCCCACAACAAAAGTTTATCCATGATATAAGAAGTTTCCATGGGCTTGTTTCTATCTATTGGTGGTTCATCAAGGGATTTAGTACCATCATCATGCCTATTATTAAATGTCTGAAAGGAGGTGCATACAAGTGTAATGAAGAAACACATGAAAGTTTTGAACTTATTCAGAAAAAGGTGATAGATGCATCAGTTCTTTCATTTCCTAATTTTGAGAAGCTTTTCAAGGTGGAGTGCAATGCTTCTAATGTTGGCATTGGAGTTGTTCTAAGTTAGGAGAAAAGACCTATTGTATTTTTCTGCAAGAGGTTAAGTGATTCTCACAAGAATTATTCTACTTATGACAAGGAGTTCTCTACCATTATTAGTGCTTTGGATCATTAGAGTCACTATCTCCTTCAAAAACCATTTGTTCTATTTTCAAATCATGAGTTTATAAGTGGATAGAAAAAGTTGAATAGTCGACATGCCCTATGGGCTAGAGTTTCTATAGGCTTATAGCTTCGTTATTAAGCATAAGCAAGATCCCAAAAGCAGGTTGTTAATATATTGAGTAAGAGACACATATTGCTGCCCACTTTACAAGTGAGTGTTGTTGGGTTTGAAATTTTAAAGGAGCTATACAAGGGTGATTCTTTCGTTGGTGCTCTTTGGGAAAAATGTTCAAAGGGCCCATGCAAGCAGCTTTTTTGCAAGATGGTTATCTCTTCAAGGGAAATTGCTTGTATATTTCTCAAAGTTATTTAAAGGACGCTATTCTCATGGAGGCTCATGACAACAACCTTGGAGGACAGTTTGACTGGAACAAGACACTTGCtatcatcaaagaaaaattcTATTGGCTAAACATGGGAACCATGTGATGGGATATGTTCAGAAGTGTACCGTTTGTTACATGGCTAAGAGTCACTCTCATAATATAGGTTTATGCACCTCACTTAAACTACCTCAAGCTCCATGGCAAAATGTTAGCATGGATTTTGTAGGGAAGCTGCCTAGAACTTAGAAAGTAAAATTCAATCGTGGTAGTGGTGGATCGATTTTCTAAGATGGCTTACTTTGTTCAATGGTATAAGGCTGTAGATGCTTCTTATGTTGCTACCGTGCATCTTTGAGAGATTGTAAGGTTCCATGGAATTCCTCTAATAATCACCGATGACAAACATTTAAGGTTTATGAGCCATTTTTAGTGCTCTTTGGAGGAAATTGGTTACACGATTGCAttttaggggctgtttggttgcCCGTAAGTGGGTGTGATGTAATTTGATTTACAGGTAAAATGCTAACATGGGTTGTTTGGTTGACTGTGAAAGCATACATGTGGTGatttaatttacataaaaagGGTTGTTTCCCTGCATTTGGACTTATGGCCAAATTGGCCGTAAGTCCAAATGCAgcatttgttttaatatttttttttcttaaaagtcACCCCTCTTTCCCAACAGCTTCTGCATTTCTTTACAAGCTCTACCCAGATCTACCTTTCTCCTTCAGCGCCGTTCTTCTCCTCTTTGGCTTCAATCGCTGCAGAGACACCAGCGTTTTTCATCTCCTCTTCGGCTTCAATCACAGCAGAGACGGCAACGTCGTTCATATCTTGCTGCACGGGAACTTGCACGCCACCATCTTCGAGGCTCATTCGCTCAACGACCCCGACAGAGCTTCTGATTTTGCTCCCAGGTTTCTCCCaggtttttcttattttccatTGTTCATGTCATGTGGAACTCTTTCGAATAAAGATTCTATTTTGACAATTTTACTGGCACAATGAATAGCTTATTTTGGGATTTGCATGATTATTTGGCTGTTTTCATCATTagattttcattcatttatgcATTCAGCAGCAAATAACAAGGAGCTAGTACTAATTTGCAAGAAAGTCTATTTTCTTTCCTGTACTTAGCGTGTAAAAATGTAACTAGTGCTAATTTGCAAGACAGAATCTGCaggaattttgaatttaaacgAAGGAAAATAAACTACATACAATGAATTAGCAAGTTCAGAAGAATCGgtataaaatagataattttgAAGAACAGATTATGTATCTGAATACCAGAAAATCTAGTTTTTCATGACAGTAAAATTTGTAGGAATGCAGGATTTAtgcaagaaaaatacaaaatttttgcaAACTAAAAGGAGCCTATATACGAAAGACGAATCTTTATAAAAACAGAGAAGTTTTAAGGGTATATTGGTCAACAAGTGCACACATACAGATAGCAACTTATGAAGTTGAGAGAATTACCTTCCCAAGTTGACGCAGAAAACGCTTACCATCATTGGCTTTGTTTGTTGCCAAAAAACTacatagaaacaagtaaaataaataaataaataaataattcagcTACTACACTACAACAGAAATCtttcaaagaaattttaaaaaaaaaagcttaccATCAAATTTGCATGAACTTACTTATAAAACCATCTATAATTTGACGGATTCATTTCATAAAGCTGATGAAGTACAGTCCTTGAAGCTTTgtatgtaaaataattaataagttccTGCAGGCCATGAAAAGTTCCAAAGCAATAGAAGTCaacaaatcaagtaaaaaatgaatttgcaaactaaaaagagtataataaaaactcaagtaactataatacatacatatacatagaaAGTTGTAGGAATTGTTATGTGATGCTTGACCGAGGAAAAATCAGTTTGGCACTTTGCTATCTTTGCTTAGGAAGACCATTATTGAAACTTGTTTCTTGGATgcataaaatcaattaattctgGGGACAAAACATAAGACATTCTTGGTCCTcataaatgtaaataaaagtTAGAATGTTATTTAAAAAGCTTGCCaaattatattcttgcatgtTAACCACTATTTAGTTATTTAAGATTTCctttcatattaaatattctATCATCTTCTAATCTTGTTCTTGGATcatgatcttcttctttttcttttttttagtaaaCTAGGTTCAATGGGCAGCACAATTGATGTGAACTGTTCACTGTTTTATATGACATTTTAgatgtttttccttttattaCTGAAATTCACATTTGAATGATAGaaagaagcatttttttttaactttattttagaTGTGGGTGCTTCAGTTCTGCTTCTagtatgaattaattttttttttataaaaatagattaattataattttgttataataattatatagtaTGAATAGAATATAGAATACATTCATCATCCCCTATTCTTTTCATCTTACcctaaaacatatatatatatatatatatatatatatatatatatatatatatatatatatatatatatatatatgttttacaatATAAATTGTCATTGGTTTGTAGTTAATATCTAAAAATCGATTATTAATGGACAATCAATTTGGTGACGAAAGCGTTGTACTTGCCGCCGCTACCATTGTTGCAATTATAGCATTAAGGTGGTACAATAGGAGAAGAGGATTGAATTTGCCACGAGAGCCGTATTATAATAGGGATCAACAACGTACAAACTATGTTTCAAGAATAACACATGGATCTGAGGACGCTAGTATAGCAATGCTAAGGATGAAGAGGGTTGTATTTTTTGGattatgtgatttattgaagTCAAAAGGATTGTTGTGCAACACCCTACATATAAGCGTGGAAGAGCAAGTAGCAATGTTTCTTCACATTCTTGGTCATAATGTGAGGAATAGGGTGATTGGAGTAAATTTTTTACGTTCTGGTGAAACTATCAGTCGCTATTTTAAACATGTATTATATGCCATAGGAGAGCTTCGAGGTGAATTTATCCAACCACCCCGCACAACTACTAGTTCAGTTATTACATGATCCAAGgtttatgccatattttaaggtaaaaaaatattgaattgcTCTACTATATGGCTCACATACTTATATGCAATACGTAATATTTTTGTCCATTaataaataggattgcataggAGCGCATGATGGTACACATATCCATGCATCCGTTCGAGATCGTCTACTCttatgatttacttattttgtgtgtttttaagtttatggacatttattattttccatgttgtttttgtttggagTTGTTGAACTATGTTATGCTTTATGAATATGTTGAGAATTTAATGGTGTTGATTGTTAAATTTAGGTTGTTAAGTCTCAAACTTGTTTGATGAAcatgttgaattattgaatatgatttattaactttatatcttgttttatgaacatgttaaattattgaatatgatttgttgactttattgaatttgagtttgttgaATTTAGATGACTTGAGAAATTTTAGATTCAATTTCGAGTATGCTCAAGTGATAATGGTTGTATTAGTAAGTTCAATTCAAGTATATtgaataactaatttaaaaaaattaaataaaatttaaataaataaaattcattaacttaaatccatttaaataaataaaatacattaatttaaataaataaaacagattttaaatgaaatattaaagaaaattaaaaattataaaaattttgaaaataggggtaatctcaccacttACTTTACATGGTGATTATAACCCAcaatttacatcaaaccaaacacttgaaaagaaaatgcagtattttcatttacaggcaaccaaacaaccatgatgtaagtgaaaatacagtaatttcaattacatgtaatttgacttacactgtaatttgaaatactgGTAACCAAACAACACCTTAGTACGATGACTCACCCtcaataaatatagatatatatagggttttatTTGCAAAACTGTCCTTTATCTTCTTTCATACGTGGCAACACAAGCCATTCCCaccatttgaaaaaaaaatcatgttcacCGTGCCATCCTCGCCACCGCTCCACCCTCCTCATCTCCGGCGGCGGCGTCGGCGCCTCCTTCTCTCCATGGCTGCCCCAATTTTCCTCCTATTCCACCCCAATGCCACTCATGTTCACGCTCGTGGCCTCATCCAGATGCCCCCTTCCCGGCTCATCAACCGGTACTACTTAGTGCGAGCAGGGGAATCGGAGTATGAGAAGCTGGGGGTGTTGAACACCAACCCCGTCTCTAAGACGTCCGTGGACAGTGGGCTCTCGGCGGAGGGTGCTCTCCAGAGTGCGAAGTCGGCGCTAGAGCTCCAGCGCATGGGCGCTTGTGACGGTGGCTGCTGGATTTGGCCCTCCATCACTCAGAGGTCGTACCAGGCCGCTGAGATCATTGCCTCTCTCAATGGAGTCGATCGAAGGTGCTATTGCTTCTCCGTATAGTAGTTTGTTTCGAATGTGAATTTTGAGAAATCATGCAATTGATTCAATTTTGACTGAATTGAATGGTTATAATGAGAAGTAATTTGACAGATTGATTTCATtagttaaatttgttttttatctttACAACTTCTTTTTATAGCAACATTCGGAGGAGATTTCTGTGAATGATTCTGTAGTATTTGAGCTTaaatttcattttgttgtaGATAGGAACTATTTTTTCTATTCTACATTGCAGCCGGATAGTTCCAGAATACAGCTTTCTGGATGCACGTGGTTTGGGCGCCTTTGAGGGAAAGAGCTTAGATTCAATTGCTGAGGTATAATTTGAGAGAGAGATTATTCATttgaatatgatttttttggttttattttct
This window harbors:
- the LOC120258049 gene encoding uncharacterized protein LOC120258049, yielding MFTVPSSPPLHPPHLRRRRRRLLLSMAAPIFLLFHPNATHVHARGLIQMPPSRLINRYYLVRAGESEYEKLGVLNTNPVSKTSVDSGLSAEGALQSAKSALELQRMGACDGGCWIWPSITQRSYQAAEIIASLNGVDRSRIVPEYSFLDARGLGAFEGKSLDSIAEVYKSDKISPNNKPPAFGDGTPNESVADVFVRVTQLMSILETQYFGDTIIIVSPDSDNLTILQAGLTGLDLRRHMDLSFGPGEVRLVDPKSIPTYKQPASAVYKCANPPKCT